One genomic window of Camelina sativa cultivar DH55 chromosome 5, Cs, whole genome shotgun sequence includes the following:
- the LOC104789374 gene encoding uncharacterized protein LOC104789374: MSRSSEAFDSPLSLQSSDYPGLMIVAHTLDGTNYNSWAIAMRISLDATNKLSFIDGSLPRPCESDYDFKIWSRCNSMVKSWILNVVSKEIYDSILYYQDAVEMWNDLFTRFKVNNLPRRYQLEQAVMTLRQGQLDLSSYFTKKKTLWEQLANTKSRTVKRCDCDQVKELLEEADTSRIIQFLMGLNDDFNNIRSQILNMKPRPGLNEIYNILDQDESHRVVETKVFPLFSHWTFADKCYKLHGYPPGHPRAKKNNYVGSTNLASAGQIEESKDQAKEIVNDDISKEQLQQMISYLSFKLQSSSVTSCPEKAIASTSASVPTISQISGIFLSLYDFTFYDMLTSSIPHETELSFRAWVIDQRLVIMSLMKEISIEIINP; this comes from the exons ATGTCGAGGTCATCTGAAGCCTTCGATAGTCCGTTAAGTCTTCAATCCTCTGATTATCCAGGTTTGATGATTGTTGCTCATACTCTAGATGGAACGAACTACAATAGCTGGGCTATAGCGATGAGGATTAGTCTAGATGCTACGAATAAACTTAGTTTTATCGATGGATCCTTACCTAGACCATGCGAGAGTGATTACGATTTCAAGATCTGGAGTAGATGCAATAGTATGGTGAAATCATGGATTCTTAATGTTGTGAGTAAGGAGATATATGATAGTATTCTCTACTATCAAGATGCTGTTGAGATGTGGAACGATTTGTTTACAAGGTTTAAAGTAAACAATTTACCAAGGAGATATCAGTTAGAACAAGCCGTGATGACTCTGAGGCAAGGTCAGCTTGATTTATCCAGCTACttcacaaagaagaagacgttGTGGGAACAGTTAGCTAACACGAAGTCCAGGACTGTGAAGAGATGTGATTGCGATCAGGTCAAAGAGTTACTTGAAGAAGCTGATACAAGTCGAATCATACAGTTTCTCATGGGATTGAATGATGATTTCAACAATATCAGGAGCCAGATATTGAACATGAAGCCTCGACCAGGATTGAATGAGATCTACAACATATTGGATCAAGATGAGAGTCATAGAGTAGTAG AAACCAAAGTGTTCCCATTGTTCTCGCATTGGACATTTGCGGATAAGTGCTACAAGCTGCATGGATATCCTCCTGGTCATCCAAGGGCGAAGAAGAACAACTATGTGGGAAGCACAAATCTAGCTAGTGCTGGTCAGATAGAAGAGAGTAAGGATCAAGCCAAGGAGATTGTCAATGATGATATATCGAAAGAACAACTCCAACAGATGATTTCTTATTTGAGTTTTAAGCTTCAGTCTTCTAGCGTCACTTCATGCCCTGAGAAAGCCATAGCTTCGACTTCTGCCTCCGTACCAACTATCTCACAGATATCTGGTATATTTCTCTCTTTATATGATTTCACTTTCTATGATATGTTAACTTCCTCTATACCTCATGAAACTGAGTTGTCTTTTAGAGCTTGGGTTATAGATCAAAGGCTAGTCATCATGTCACTCATGAAGGAAATCTCTATAGAGATTATAAACCCTTAG